A region from the Mycolicibacterium litorale genome encodes:
- the urtE gene encoding urea ABC transporter ATP-binding subunit UrtE yields the protein MLQLVDVRTGYGRSEVIHGASIEVPADGVAAVMGHNGAGKTTLLRAAVGLLKCSGGQVLFEGENITKLRPSARVARGLAYVPQGQQSFGQLTTAENLQVVADGRKNGRQLIDEQLDLFPALKELLTRRAGLLSGGQRQQLAIARALITSPKCLILDEPTEGIQPSVVAEIEAAITALTARGDLGVLLVEQHIGFALESSQRYYILEAGRITSSGTGGSASEADVRAAMAI from the coding sequence ATGCTGCAACTGGTCGACGTCCGCACCGGTTACGGACGGTCCGAGGTGATCCACGGCGCCAGCATCGAGGTGCCGGCCGACGGGGTGGCCGCGGTGATGGGACACAACGGCGCCGGGAAGACCACGCTGCTGCGCGCTGCGGTCGGGCTGCTGAAATGCTCGGGCGGACAGGTGCTGTTCGAAGGGGAGAACATCACCAAGCTGCGGCCCAGCGCGCGCGTCGCCCGCGGGTTGGCGTACGTGCCGCAGGGACAGCAGTCGTTCGGTCAGCTGACCACCGCCGAAAACCTGCAGGTGGTTGCCGACGGCCGCAAGAACGGCAGACAGCTGATCGACGAGCAACTCGACCTGTTCCCGGCCCTCAAGGAACTGCTCACCCGGCGCGCCGGACTGCTCTCCGGCGGACAACGCCAGCAGTTGGCGATCGCCCGCGCGTTGATCACCAGCCCGAAATGCCTGATCCTCGACGAACCCACCGAAGGTATCCAGCCCTCGGTCGTCGCCGAGATCGAGGCGGCGATCACCGCGCTGACCGCGCGAGGCGACCTCGGTGTGTTGCTGGTCGAGCAACACATCGGGTTCGCGCTGGAGTCGTCGCAGCGCTACTACATCCTGGAGGCCGGCCGCATCACCTCCAGCGGCACCGGGGGTTCGGCCTCGGAGGCCGACGTGCGGGCGGCGATGGCGATCTGA